From Actinoplanes oblitus, a single genomic window includes:
- a CDS encoding ricin-type beta-trefoil lectin domain protein, translated as MSRPEVSTSRRRLLALTAAAGLAAALGAVSAAAPALAAPTTVYASPTGTGTSCSSAQPCSLAGAQAAVRSLNDAMSDDIVVQLADGTYRLPAPLRLTAEDSGSNGHTVVWQAAPSAHPAISGARAVTGWTQADAGRNIWRADVGAGTDTRQLYVNGAVATRARTAVNRSDFTATSSGLRFGNSALNYLNNLADQGRIQMESIGSFTDRYVSVQSISGNFITMQQPGWNNNTFGYDTFTSPHRAGPLYLSNAYEFLDAPGEWYLNRGTGALYYIPAAGQNMSTADVELPVLQSLVDVGGTYDAPAHDVTFTGITFTGTSWLGPSSNQGYADQQTGAYVTGNWNWPALTACQEGCTQFEATRPNWSQMPAAVQVSAAHHITFSGAQFVNLGQMAIGIGNDANAHASGVGLGAGDITVTGSEIARSTAGGIVVGGVRADAHHPGDSRMVNRNITISNNRIHDLGLEHRGNVSVLTTYVSTATLSHNEVYNMPYSGMSVGFGWGANEPGGSTQYANRGLYNYQPRYTTATTAANNRVIGNYIHDVMQQTTDGGCIYTLSWNPGALINGNYCLRTNGWFGLYFDEGSKYYTATGNVFSAIGTWATANYWGGENMGNFTVTGNWASSSATNVTNGDRGNVVNNNVTVTNGNWPSGAQAVMASAGPQGGSSPPGKQIVGVQSGRCVDVAGGATANGTATQLWDCTGATNQTWTYTSGRQLTTYGGTKCLDANGQGTSNGTAVIIWDCNGQPNQQWNVNSNGTVTGQQSGLCLDVTGASTANGAKLNLWTCHGGTNQQWTLR; from the coding sequence GTGTCAAGACCCGAAGTGTCCACATCGCGAAGGCGGCTGCTGGCCCTGACCGCCGCGGCGGGGCTGGCCGCGGCCCTCGGAGCCGTGTCCGCGGCGGCGCCCGCCCTGGCCGCCCCGACGACCGTCTACGCCTCGCCCACCGGCACCGGCACGAGCTGCTCCAGCGCCCAGCCGTGCTCCCTGGCCGGCGCGCAGGCCGCCGTCCGATCGCTGAACGACGCGATGTCCGACGACATCGTGGTGCAGCTGGCCGACGGCACGTACCGCCTGCCCGCGCCGCTGCGACTGACCGCCGAGGACTCCGGCTCCAACGGCCACACGGTGGTGTGGCAGGCCGCGCCGTCGGCTCATCCGGCGATCAGCGGCGCGCGGGCGGTCACCGGCTGGACCCAGGCCGACGCGGGGCGCAACATCTGGCGGGCCGACGTCGGGGCCGGGACCGACACCCGGCAGCTCTACGTCAACGGCGCCGTCGCGACCCGGGCGCGCACCGCGGTGAACCGGTCCGACTTCACCGCCACCAGCAGCGGCCTGCGATTCGGCAACAGCGCGCTGAACTACCTGAACAATCTGGCCGACCAGGGCCGGATCCAGATGGAGAGCATCGGCTCGTTCACCGACCGCTACGTGTCGGTGCAGAGCATCAGCGGCAACTTCATCACCATGCAGCAGCCGGGCTGGAACAACAACACCTTCGGGTACGACACGTTCACCAGCCCGCACCGAGCCGGCCCGCTCTACCTCAGCAACGCGTACGAGTTCCTGGACGCGCCCGGCGAGTGGTATCTCAACCGGGGGACCGGCGCGCTCTACTACATCCCGGCGGCCGGTCAGAACATGAGCACCGCCGATGTGGAGCTGCCGGTCCTGCAGTCCCTGGTGGACGTGGGCGGGACCTACGACGCGCCGGCGCACGACGTGACGTTCACCGGGATCACCTTCACCGGCACGAGCTGGCTGGGACCCAGCAGCAACCAGGGTTACGCGGACCAGCAGACCGGCGCGTACGTCACCGGCAACTGGAACTGGCCGGCGCTGACCGCCTGCCAGGAGGGCTGTACGCAGTTCGAGGCCACCCGCCCGAACTGGAGCCAGATGCCCGCCGCGGTCCAGGTCTCCGCGGCACACCACATCACCTTCAGCGGTGCCCAGTTCGTCAACCTCGGGCAGATGGCCATCGGCATCGGCAACGACGCCAACGCCCACGCCAGCGGGGTCGGCCTGGGCGCCGGCGACATCACCGTCACCGGATCGGAGATCGCCCGGAGCACGGCCGGCGGCATCGTGGTCGGCGGGGTGCGCGCCGACGCCCACCACCCCGGCGACTCCCGGATGGTCAACCGGAACATCACGATCAGCAACAACCGCATCCACGACCTCGGCCTGGAGCACCGGGGCAACGTGTCGGTCCTGACCACGTACGTCAGCACCGCCACGCTGTCGCACAACGAGGTCTACAACATGCCGTACTCCGGCATGTCGGTCGGCTTCGGCTGGGGTGCCAACGAGCCCGGCGGCAGCACCCAGTACGCCAACCGGGGCCTGTACAACTACCAGCCGCGGTACACCACCGCCACCACCGCCGCCAACAACCGGGTCATCGGCAACTACATCCACGACGTGATGCAGCAGACGACCGACGGCGGATGCATCTACACGCTGTCGTGGAACCCGGGCGCCCTGATCAACGGCAACTACTGCCTGCGGACGAACGGCTGGTTCGGGCTCTACTTCGACGAGGGCTCCAAGTACTACACGGCCACCGGCAACGTGTTCTCCGCGATCGGCACCTGGGCGACGGCCAACTACTGGGGCGGGGAGAACATGGGCAACTTCACCGTCACCGGCAACTGGGCGAGCAGCAGCGCCACCAACGTGACCAACGGCGATCGCGGCAACGTCGTGAACAACAACGTCACGGTCACCAACGGGAACTGGCCGTCCGGCGCCCAGGCCGTGATGGCGTCGGCCGGGCCGCAGGGTGGCAGCAGCCCGCCGGGCAAGCAGATCGTCGGGGTGCAGTCCGGCCGCTGCGTGGACGTGGCCGGCGGCGCCACCGCCAACGGCACCGCGACGCAGCTCTGGGACTGCACCGGCGCCACGAACCAGACCTGGACCTACACCTCGGGCCGGCAGCTGACCACGTACGGCGGGACCAAGTGCCTGGACGCCAACGGCCAGGGCACCAGCAACGGCACCGCGGTCATCATCTGGGACTGCAACGGCCAGCCCAACCAGCAGTGGAACGTGAACAGCAACGGCACCGTCACCGGCCAGCAGTCCGGGCTGTGCCTGGACGTCACCGGCGCCAGCACCGCCAACGGCGCCAAGCTCAACCTCTGGACCTGCCACGGCGGTACGAACCAGCAGTGGACCCTGCGGTGA
- a CDS encoding mandelate racemase/muconate lactonizing enzyme family protein — translation MKVTGYRSLSTTHDWGRLTGDANGVMPGPRTDVHVLILETDNGLEGVGVGPHGDIDRVFGAVEGEDPRAVTALYDRMLSWVFKTGHAGAAFGTIGAVDMALWDLKAKAAGEPLWRTLGALDRFVPGYASGLDIALDDDALVELYREYADRGFSSAKLKGGLDVTHDLRRLLAVRDVLSRNSRHPALMVDVNESWHRTQAVRFVCELERTIDLAWVEEPVRRWDAAGLASVRQHIRAAVATGENLTGLEQYRPLLAADAVDVVQVGNVWGITHFLRVAAVAHSHDLPVSPVSYHANPVAHAAAAVPNHLSFEVQHLGSPIGLRIDQEIMDGGIVLGDQPGIGIRVDEERIDSVRTAGPAAGVTGPHVRPERAGLRLVPDPPW, via the coding sequence ATGAAAGTCACCGGCTATCGCAGCCTGTCGACGACGCACGACTGGGGCCGGCTGACCGGCGACGCCAACGGCGTCATGCCCGGGCCGCGTACCGACGTCCACGTGCTGATCCTCGAGACCGACAACGGCCTGGAAGGCGTCGGGGTCGGCCCGCACGGCGACATCGACCGGGTGTTCGGCGCCGTCGAGGGCGAGGACCCCCGGGCTGTCACAGCGCTCTACGACCGCATGCTGAGCTGGGTGTTCAAGACCGGGCACGCGGGCGCGGCGTTCGGGACGATCGGCGCCGTCGACATGGCGCTCTGGGATCTCAAGGCGAAGGCGGCGGGCGAGCCGCTCTGGCGGACCCTGGGGGCGCTGGACCGGTTCGTGCCGGGCTACGCCTCCGGCCTCGACATCGCGCTCGACGACGACGCGCTCGTCGAGCTCTACCGCGAGTACGCCGATCGCGGATTCAGCTCGGCCAAGCTCAAGGGCGGCCTCGACGTCACGCACGACCTGCGCCGCCTGCTGGCGGTCCGCGACGTGCTGAGCCGTAACTCGAGGCATCCGGCGCTCATGGTCGACGTCAACGAGTCGTGGCACCGTACGCAGGCGGTGCGGTTCGTGTGCGAGCTGGAGCGGACCATCGACCTCGCCTGGGTCGAGGAACCGGTGCGCCGATGGGACGCGGCCGGTCTCGCCTCGGTACGGCAGCACATCCGTGCCGCCGTGGCCACCGGCGAGAACCTCACCGGCCTGGAGCAGTACCGGCCGCTGCTGGCCGCCGACGCCGTCGACGTCGTCCAGGTCGGCAACGTCTGGGGCATCACCCACTTCCTCCGGGTGGCCGCCGTCGCGCACAGCCACGACCTGCCGGTGAGCCCGGTGTCGTACCACGCCAACCCGGTCGCCCACGCCGCCGCCGCGGTGCCCAACCACCTCTCCTTCGAGGTCCAGCACCTCGGCTCACCGATCGGGCTGCGGATCGATCAGGAGATCATGGACGGCGGGATCGTCCTCGGAGACCAGCCGGGGATCGGCATCCGGGTGGACGAGGAGCGGATCGACAGCGTACGGACCGCCGGCCCGGCCGCCGGGGTCACCGGGCCGCACGTCCGGCCGGAACGGGCCGGCCTGCGGTTGGTCCCGGATCCGCCGTGGTGA
- a CDS encoding universal stress protein, giving the protein MNERPIVVGVDSVDTSTPAVRWAAREAVAREAPLRIVHVLDWDGNTSRYDFDGSLFTTARRLAEAVPAAAADLAREAAPGVRVRTEVLIGHPAAQFLDTGDAELLVVGHRGRGGFAGLLLGSVSQRLATHASGPVVVVRGRPDVADGPVVAGVDDSPAADLVMDAAFDAAARHDSHLVVIRSRPIPAMAYLAGVPVTELTTPEEDAAEHDRLLAQLAPWQEKYPDVPVKALLSHDSAASALIGVSSRARLVIVGNHGHGVLAGTLLGSTGLQLLHHADCPVQIVRPLRQR; this is encoded by the coding sequence ATGAACGAGCGTCCGATCGTCGTCGGCGTCGACAGCGTCGACACCAGCACGCCGGCAGTCAGGTGGGCGGCCCGTGAGGCGGTGGCCCGTGAGGCGCCGCTGCGCATCGTGCACGTTCTGGACTGGGACGGGAACACCAGCCGGTACGACTTCGACGGCTCGCTGTTCACCACGGCACGCCGGCTCGCCGAAGCCGTTCCGGCCGCCGCCGCCGACCTCGCCCGCGAGGCGGCACCGGGGGTCCGGGTCAGGACCGAGGTGCTGATCGGGCATCCGGCCGCCCAGTTCCTCGACACCGGTGACGCCGAACTCCTGGTGGTCGGTCACCGGGGACGCGGCGGATTCGCCGGACTGTTGCTCGGCTCGGTCAGTCAGCGGCTCGCCACCCACGCCTCCGGCCCGGTGGTCGTCGTCCGCGGCCGTCCCGATGTCGCCGACGGACCGGTCGTCGCCGGCGTGGACGACTCCCCCGCGGCGGACCTGGTGATGGACGCCGCGTTCGACGCGGCCGCCAGGCACGACAGCCATCTCGTCGTCATCCGCAGCCGCCCGATACCGGCCATGGCCTACCTCGCCGGCGTCCCGGTCACCGAGCTGACCACGCCGGAAGAGGACGCCGCGGAGCACGACCGGCTACTGGCCCAGCTGGCGCCGTGGCAGGAGAAGTACCCCGATGTGCCGGTGAAGGCGCTGCTGTCGCACGACAGCGCCGCCTCCGCGCTGATCGGCGTGTCCTCTCGCGCCCGGCTCGTCATCGTCGGCAACCACGGGCACGGCGTCCTCGCCGGCACTCTGCTCGGCTCCACCGGCCTGCAACTGCTGCACCACGCCGACTGCCCCGTGCAGATCGTCCGTCCGCTCCGGCAGCGGTGA
- the cydB gene encoding cytochrome d ubiquinol oxidase subunit II — protein sequence MELTTVWFALIAVLWAGYFLLEGFDFGVGILLPVLARDNRERRLLINTIGPVWDGNEVWLLVAGGATFAAFPEWYATLFSGFYLPLLIILVALILRGVAFEYRGKRDDDTWRRRWDACIIGGSLVPAILWGVAFGNIVRGVRLDADHEYVGGFFELLNPYALLGGLTTLTLFVLHGAVFLALKTGGEMRERAGRLAERLAPPAILVAGGFLAWTARTHHDVTGWLIFGAAAAALAGAAFATRSRREGWAFLATGATLVLAVAGLFVTLFPDVMPSSVAAANSLTVHNAASTPYTLKVMTWVAVAFTPLVLAYQGWTYWVFRKRLTVERIPA from the coding sequence ATGGAACTCACCACCGTCTGGTTCGCCCTGATCGCCGTCCTCTGGGCGGGCTACTTCCTGCTCGAGGGATTCGACTTCGGCGTCGGCATCCTGCTGCCGGTGCTGGCCCGCGACAACCGGGAACGCCGTCTGCTGATCAATACGATCGGCCCGGTCTGGGACGGCAACGAGGTGTGGCTGCTGGTCGCCGGCGGTGCCACGTTCGCCGCCTTCCCCGAGTGGTACGCGACCCTGTTCTCCGGCTTCTACCTGCCCCTGCTGATCATCCTGGTCGCGTTGATCCTGCGCGGCGTCGCGTTCGAGTATCGCGGCAAGCGCGACGACGACACGTGGCGGCGCCGCTGGGACGCCTGCATCATCGGCGGCAGCCTGGTACCGGCGATCCTCTGGGGCGTCGCCTTCGGCAACATCGTGCGCGGCGTACGCCTGGACGCGGATCACGAGTACGTCGGCGGCTTCTTCGAGCTGCTCAACCCGTACGCGTTGCTCGGCGGGCTGACCACGCTGACGTTGTTCGTCCTGCACGGCGCGGTCTTCCTGGCCCTCAAGACCGGCGGCGAGATGCGTGAGCGCGCCGGTCGGCTGGCCGAGCGGCTCGCCCCGCCGGCGATCCTGGTGGCCGGCGGCTTCCTGGCCTGGACCGCGCGCACGCATCACGACGTCACCGGTTGGCTGATCTTCGGGGCCGCCGCGGCCGCCCTGGCCGGTGCCGCCTTCGCCACCCGGTCGCGGCGCGAAGGCTGGGCGTTCCTGGCCACCGGGGCGACGCTGGTGCTCGCGGTGGCCGGCTTGTTCGTGACGCTGTTCCCGGACGTGATGCCGTCCAGCGTCGCGGCGGCCAACAGCCTGACCGTCCACAACGCCGCGTCCACCCCGTACACGCTCAAGGTGATGACCTGGGTCGCTGTCGCGTTCACCCCGCTCGTGCTGGCCTACCAGGGCTGGACCTACTGGGTGTTCCGCAAGCGGCTGACCGTCGAACGGATCCCGGCGTGA
- a CDS encoding ABC transporter substrate-binding protein: MDPAVTGGKARDRVRGLRHLLAALGGAGILTLALAGCGGGDTGATTGSYGFPQAAQDDKAAITVWVDADRTKAADAFKKAHPEVAVQVVTYDGSANGSNSFRTKIQLFDRTGSGWPDVVFSTQNNDAAWAAQRGNGKQAYAAVLNSGLVPQDTLGKFTAGALNPCTVDGKVYCLRNDLAQAVLWFNKSLFDQFGYRVPATWQEYQALGERVAREHPGYIVGTVGDAWTPEVYFWSSKCQANDITGPKAVTVNTGTPQCRRAAAMLDVLIRNGTTPNVSVFAPEFVTRYSGKVLMMPGPAWYAGAIFNNPQSLKVPAGQLGVAPPPAWPGEDAVTGNVGGGTWFVSSHSKNLKAAEAFVEFATTADDYQVAVAPGYPAYGPAAQKWVTKQESSGYYATDLQPVVTAGASIWSGWGSGIFSQEAIWAKTMTPAIAGGKSLVDLLPAWQTAIKNQARVDGYTVT; this comes from the coding sequence GTGGACCCTGCGGTGACGGGCGGCAAGGCGCGGGATCGCGTCCGCGGCCTCCGGCACCTGCTGGCCGCCCTCGGCGGTGCCGGGATCCTCACCCTCGCCCTGGCCGGATGCGGCGGCGGCGACACCGGCGCCACCACCGGCTCCTACGGATTTCCCCAGGCCGCCCAGGACGACAAGGCCGCGATCACGGTGTGGGTGGACGCCGATCGGACGAAGGCCGCCGACGCGTTCAAGAAGGCCCATCCCGAGGTCGCGGTCCAGGTGGTGACCTACGACGGATCGGCGAACGGCTCCAACTCCTTCCGTACCAAGATCCAGCTCTTCGATCGCACCGGGAGCGGCTGGCCCGACGTGGTGTTCTCCACCCAGAACAACGACGCGGCCTGGGCCGCCCAGCGGGGCAACGGCAAGCAGGCGTACGCCGCGGTGCTGAACAGCGGTCTCGTCCCGCAGGACACGCTCGGCAAGTTCACCGCGGGCGCGCTGAACCCGTGCACCGTCGACGGGAAGGTCTACTGCCTGCGCAACGACCTCGCCCAGGCGGTCCTGTGGTTCAACAAGTCGCTGTTCGACCAGTTCGGTTACCGGGTGCCGGCCACCTGGCAGGAGTACCAGGCCCTGGGGGAGCGGGTCGCCCGGGAACATCCCGGGTACATCGTCGGCACGGTGGGCGACGCGTGGACCCCGGAGGTCTACTTCTGGAGCAGCAAGTGCCAGGCGAACGACATCACCGGACCCAAGGCCGTCACGGTGAACACCGGCACCCCGCAGTGCCGGCGCGCCGCCGCGATGCTCGACGTACTGATCAGGAACGGCACGACGCCGAACGTCAGCGTCTTCGCACCGGAGTTCGTGACCAGGTACTCCGGCAAGGTGCTGATGATGCCCGGCCCGGCCTGGTACGCCGGCGCCATCTTCAACAATCCGCAGTCGCTCAAGGTCCCGGCCGGGCAGCTCGGGGTGGCCCCGCCGCCGGCCTGGCCGGGTGAGGACGCGGTGACCGGCAACGTCGGCGGCGGAACCTGGTTCGTCAGCAGCCACTCCAAGAACCTCAAGGCCGCCGAGGCGTTCGTCGAGTTCGCCACCACGGCGGACGACTATCAGGTGGCAGTCGCTCCCGGCTATCCCGCGTACGGCCCGGCCGCCCAGAAGTGGGTGACCAAGCAGGAGTCGAGCGGCTACTACGCCACCGACCTGCAGCCCGTCGTGACGGCCGGCGCGTCGATCTGGAGCGGCTGGGGTTCGGGAATCTTCAGCCAGGAGGCGATCTGGGCCAAGACCATGACACCGGCGATCGCCGGCGGCAAGAGCCTGGTCGACCTTCTCCCGGCCTGGCAGACGGCGATCAAGAACCAGGCGCGGGTCGACGGGTACACCGTCACATGA
- a CDS encoding FadR/GntR family transcriptional regulator, with translation MTNELVDLIVTGEIPEGGLLPPEGPLSEHFGVSRTVIRESVKRLEEKGLVVVAQGRGTQVTRSGSWNMLDPTILSALIDNDDSLGILDELTIVRGNLESAMAGAVAARHTPEELARIEHVLDAMREMRQESDAFRQEDVVFHFTVMEISRNRLAENITKRLYRRALESNKYQGLGYEGAFTSTLEEHGRVVEAIARHDVAGAERAMRDHIVNSWQRRRPAAPPESAA, from the coding sequence GTGACCAACGAGCTCGTCGACCTCATCGTCACCGGCGAGATTCCCGAAGGCGGCCTGTTACCCCCGGAGGGACCGCTCAGCGAACACTTCGGCGTCAGCCGCACGGTGATCCGCGAGTCGGTGAAACGCCTCGAGGAGAAGGGGCTGGTCGTCGTGGCCCAGGGCCGCGGCACGCAGGTGACCCGGTCCGGGTCGTGGAACATGCTGGATCCCACCATTCTCTCCGCGCTGATCGACAACGACGACTCGCTGGGCATCCTCGACGAGCTCACTATCGTCCGGGGCAACCTCGAGTCGGCCATGGCCGGCGCGGTGGCCGCGCGTCACACGCCGGAGGAGCTGGCGCGCATCGAGCACGTGCTGGACGCCATGCGGGAGATGCGCCAGGAGAGTGACGCCTTCCGGCAGGAGGACGTCGTCTTCCACTTCACGGTCATGGAGATCTCGCGTAACCGGCTGGCGGAGAACATCACGAAACGCCTGTACCGCCGGGCCCTGGAGAGCAACAAATACCAGGGTCTCGGTTACGAGGGAGCCTTCACGTCGACCCTCGAGGAGCACGGCCGGGTGGTCGAGGCCATCGCGAGACACGACGTGGCGGGTGCGGAACGGGCGATGCGTGACCACATCGTCAACTCGTGGCAGCGGCGCCGCCCGGCCGCGCCGCCGGAGAGCGCCGCGTGA
- a CDS encoding cytochrome ubiquinol oxidase subunit I: MDALDLARWQFGIITVYHFLFVPITIGMSALVAGLQTAWVRTGKEHYLRATKFWGKLFLINFAMGVVTGIVQEFQFGMNWSDYSRFVGDVFGAPLAIEGLLAFFLESTFLGLWIFGWDRLPKRLHLATIWLASAGTLLSAYFILAANSWMQHPVGYEVNPATGRAELHSIGAVLTNSTTLVTFPHTITACFLTGGAVLLAVSAWHLKRGNQVDVFRPSLKLGAWVVLIAGVGVLITGDLQARVMTEQQPMKMAAAEALYETSKPASFSIFTIGSLDGDEELASVRVPSLLSFMATGNPGGEVEGINDLQTAYAEKYGPGDYKPYVPATYWSFRLMIGFGGLAVLVAAAALWFTRRGRTPSSRWWWIAAIASIGMPLAANSFGWIFTEMGRQPWTVFGVFTTARSVSPSVGAGSVATSLIVLTLLYGVLAVVEVGLFVRYARAGAPEIPPEADNEPDDRPLAFAY; this comes from the coding sequence GTGGACGCGCTCGACCTGGCTCGATGGCAGTTCGGCATCATCACCGTCTACCACTTCCTGTTCGTGCCGATCACGATCGGGATGTCGGCTCTGGTGGCCGGCCTGCAGACCGCCTGGGTGCGTACCGGCAAGGAGCACTACCTGCGGGCCACCAAGTTCTGGGGCAAGCTCTTCCTGATCAACTTCGCGATGGGCGTGGTCACCGGCATCGTGCAGGAGTTCCAGTTCGGCATGAACTGGAGCGACTACTCGCGCTTCGTGGGCGACGTCTTCGGCGCGCCGCTCGCGATCGAGGGACTGCTCGCCTTCTTCCTCGAGTCGACGTTCCTCGGCCTGTGGATCTTCGGCTGGGACAGGCTGCCGAAGAGGCTGCACCTCGCGACGATCTGGCTGGCGTCGGCCGGGACGCTGCTGTCGGCGTACTTCATCCTCGCCGCCAACTCCTGGATGCAACACCCCGTCGGGTACGAGGTGAACCCGGCGACCGGCCGCGCGGAGCTGCACAGCATCGGCGCGGTGCTGACGAACTCGACGACGCTGGTCACCTTCCCGCACACGATCACCGCCTGCTTCCTGACCGGCGGTGCGGTGCTGCTCGCGGTCAGCGCCTGGCACCTCAAGCGCGGTAACCAGGTGGACGTGTTCCGGCCCAGCCTGAAGCTCGGCGCCTGGGTGGTGCTGATCGCCGGCGTCGGCGTGCTGATCACCGGCGACCTGCAAGCGCGGGTCATGACCGAGCAGCAGCCGATGAAGATGGCCGCGGCCGAGGCGCTGTACGAGACGTCGAAGCCGGCGAGCTTCTCGATCTTCACCATCGGATCGCTCGACGGCGACGAGGAACTGGCGAGCGTGCGCGTCCCGTCACTGCTCTCCTTCATGGCCACCGGCAACCCCGGCGGCGAGGTCGAGGGGATCAACGACCTGCAGACCGCGTACGCCGAGAAGTACGGTCCCGGCGACTACAAGCCGTACGTGCCGGCCACCTACTGGTCGTTCCGCCTGATGATCGGGTTCGGTGGACTCGCCGTGCTGGTCGCCGCGGCGGCGCTCTGGTTCACCCGCCGGGGGCGTACCCCGTCGAGTCGCTGGTGGTGGATCGCCGCGATCGCCTCGATCGGCATGCCGCTGGCGGCGAACTCGTTCGGCTGGATCTTCACCGAGATGGGCCGCCAGCCGTGGACGGTGTTCGGCGTCTTCACGACCGCGCGGAGCGTGTCGCCGTCGGTCGGCGCCGGCTCGGTGGCCACCTCGCTCATCGTGCTGACCCTGCTCTACGGCGTACTCGCCGTTGTCGAGGTCGGGCTGTTCGTCCGCTACGCCCGCGCCGGGGCGCCGGAGATCCCGCCCGAGGCGGACAACGAGCCTGACGACCGCCCGCTGGCCTTCGCCTACTGA
- a CDS encoding carbohydrate ABC transporter permease, giving the protein MAAQHTRSPAGRLSGVSGWSGRAMVAVVLAVFVVFFAVPIVWLLLATTKSARGLSTGNPFTPGGAGDLSANAEQLFGFQDGAVVTWMSHSAMYALGALVVTLVASIPAGYALALTPFRARRLLLVLTLIVMLIPNTALVLPIFLELNAVGLIGSPLSVILPMSFFPFGVYLTYLYFSTSMPRDLLAAARIDGCREIQVFTRIALPLATPIVALVAFFSFVQNWNNFFLPFVMLPSSDGYPMQVGLTSLLASTPAFNPSSAGSQSVQLPALALATVVSVLPVLVVFLVSQRFLVAGMTAGGTKE; this is encoded by the coding sequence ATGGCGGCGCAGCACACCCGCTCGCCGGCGGGACGCCTGTCCGGCGTCAGCGGATGGAGCGGCCGGGCGATGGTCGCGGTCGTGCTGGCGGTGTTCGTGGTGTTCTTCGCCGTGCCCATCGTCTGGCTGCTGCTGGCCACCACGAAATCCGCACGGGGCTTGAGCACCGGCAACCCGTTCACGCCCGGCGGCGCCGGCGACCTCTCGGCCAACGCGGAGCAGCTGTTCGGATTCCAGGACGGCGCGGTCGTCACCTGGATGTCCCATTCGGCGATGTACGCCCTCGGCGCGCTGGTCGTCACGCTGGTGGCGAGCATTCCGGCGGGTTACGCGCTGGCCCTGACCCCGTTCCGGGCACGGCGGCTCCTGCTGGTGCTGACCCTGATCGTCATGCTGATCCCGAACACCGCCCTGGTCCTGCCGATCTTCCTGGAGCTCAACGCGGTGGGCCTGATCGGCAGCCCGCTCTCGGTGATCCTGCCGATGTCGTTCTTCCCGTTCGGCGTGTACCTGACCTACCTCTACTTCTCCACGAGCATGCCGCGTGACCTGCTCGCCGCCGCCCGGATCGACGGGTGCCGGGAGATCCAGGTCTTCACCCGGATCGCCCTGCCGCTGGCCACGCCGATCGTCGCGCTGGTCGCCTTCTTCAGCTTCGTCCAGAACTGGAACAACTTCTTCCTGCCCTTCGTCATGCTGCCGTCCAGCGACGGATATCCGATGCAGGTCGGACTGACCTCGCTGCTGGCCTCGACCCCCGCGTTCAACCCCAGCTCGGCCGGCTCGCAGTCGGTGCAGCTGCCGGCGCTCGCCCTGGCGACCGTGGTCTCGGTGCTACCGGTGCTCGTCGTCTTCCTGGTGTCACAACGCTTCCTGGTCGCGGGCATGACAGCCGGCGGGACCAAGGAATGA
- a CDS encoding carbohydrate ABC transporter permease → MTVVDETAVPVAVATARPAGRRANVMGYGFVAVYALLMLVFGLLPVLYAGYLGFTDDTGRFAGLANFTRVAGDFRFWPAVSHVALYLLVWLVALVVLVTALAIVVHAIRIRWLGGALRLVFYLPGALAGASSVLLWLFVLDPTASPVRPLLRLLGFDSFVQVVVPGNLPVVFAVIAFWTGAGGWIVIMYGALNNIGAEVIEAARVDGASVVQIAWRIQLPMLRRWISYMCVMSLAAGTQLFVEPQLLAQASNAVVPNDYSLNQLAYQYAFQQNDFNGAAAISLLLLVVALALSAVFVTRGGLFEKG, encoded by the coding sequence ATGACGGTCGTCGACGAGACGGCGGTGCCGGTGGCCGTGGCGACCGCCCGGCCGGCCGGCCGCCGTGCCAACGTGATGGGCTATGGTTTCGTCGCCGTCTACGCGCTGCTGATGCTGGTCTTCGGGCTGCTGCCGGTGCTCTACGCCGGGTACCTCGGGTTCACCGACGACACGGGCCGCTTCGCGGGGCTGGCGAACTTCACCAGGGTCGCCGGCGACTTCCGCTTCTGGCCCGCGGTCTCGCACGTGGCGCTGTACCTGCTCGTCTGGCTGGTCGCGCTGGTGGTGCTGGTGACCGCCCTGGCGATCGTCGTGCACGCCATCAGGATCCGCTGGCTCGGCGGCGCCCTCCGGTTGGTCTTCTACCTGCCGGGCGCGCTGGCGGGTGCCTCGAGCGTGCTGCTGTGGCTGTTCGTCCTCGACCCGACGGCCAGCCCGGTGCGGCCCCTGCTCCGCCTGCTCGGCTTCGACAGCTTCGTGCAGGTCGTGGTGCCGGGAAACCTGCCGGTCGTGTTCGCGGTGATCGCCTTCTGGACCGGCGCCGGCGGCTGGATCGTGATCATGTACGGCGCCCTGAACAACATCGGCGCCGAAGTGATCGAGGCGGCCCGGGTGGACGGCGCGAGCGTCGTGCAGATCGCCTGGCGCATCCAGCTACCGATGCTCCGTAGATGGATCTCGTACATGTGCGTCATGTCGCTCGCCGCCGGCACGCAGCTCTTCGTCGAGCCGCAGCTGCTCGCCCAGGCCAGCAACGCCGTCGTGCCGAACGACTACTCGCTCAACCAGCTCGCCTACCAGTACGCGTTCCAGCAGAACGACTTCAACGGGGCCGCGGCGATCTCGCTGCTGCTGCTCGTCGTGGCCCTCGCGCTGTCGGCCGTCTTCGTGACGCGCGGCGGCCTGTTCGAGAAGGGGTGA